Proteins from a single region of Streptomyces sp. HUAS 15-9:
- a CDS encoding SRPBCC family protein: protein MSEESSTLADIPGLMRIENAGKEELTAHCMELTHAVYPHHQVYGPYCTIHEYVDCPPEQTYDYLRQGHHLEEWTCSLRDFAPSGTPGLWVGHDRLEDDTRIYCKVVANPEAMTVDYHCSWDQGEHLWMIYLMRVVPARLVLDKPGSVITWTNCRHPYYDTNPHPEKAPRPDRPWVGDYWDLFYAGHTVEMNNLKAILEHRHRNGLPVNVAPVKAVAQ, encoded by the coding sequence ATGAGCGAGGAGTCGTCCACGTTGGCTGACATCCCCGGCCTGATGCGGATCGAGAACGCCGGCAAGGAGGAACTGACCGCCCACTGCATGGAACTCACCCACGCCGTCTACCCCCACCATCAGGTCTACGGGCCGTACTGCACCATCCACGAGTACGTCGACTGCCCCCCGGAGCAGACCTACGACTACCTGCGCCAGGGACACCATCTGGAGGAGTGGACCTGCAGCCTGCGGGACTTCGCACCCTCCGGCACACCTGGGCTGTGGGTCGGCCACGACCGGCTGGAGGACGACACCAGGATCTACTGCAAGGTCGTCGCCAACCCCGAGGCCATGACCGTGGACTACCACTGCTCGTGGGACCAGGGCGAGCACCTGTGGATGATCTACCTGATGCGTGTCGTCCCGGCCCGACTGGTCCTCGACAAGCCGGGTTCGGTGATCACCTGGACCAACTGCCGGCACCCGTACTACGACACCAACCCCCATCCCGAGAAGGCGCCGCGTCCGGACCGGCCCTGGGTGGGCGACTACTGGGACCTCTTCTACGCGGGGCACACCGTGGAGATGAACAACCTCAAGGCCATCCTGGAACACCGCCACCGCAACGGCCTGCCGGTCAACGTGGCTCCGGTGAAGGCGGTGGCGCAGTGA
- a CDS encoding thiamine pyrophosphate-binding protein encodes MTTATSELREAETVRLVDHLAGELARVGVTHMFGVGGANIEDLYDAVHRGGAVRSVVAKHEFSAVTMADGYARTTGRLGVVAATSGGGAMNLVPGLAEAYASRVPVLALVGQPPTGQEGHGAFQDSSGKAGSFDAREVFAPVSRFCARVDDADSLTELLPLAVAAAQDDPRGPAVLLLPKDVQQARIQVPARDMAPMPGGCATASATRLDAAAVSAVSDALRGAGRILVIAGEGVAADDARGDLAELAQRLGAWVAVTPDAKDVFDNHDPRFAGVAGVMGHANVEDCLRRADLCLLAGTRLPLLARGGLDGALATTDVVCLGPEPPFVPGIALGGNLRDALRAVTARLPPRARPCPPHAGPRPAPMPGPPAETRGRAVPYGQAVAAVQAALPQDAHVFVDAGNAGASAVHLLPAPRHGRFVVAVGMGGMGYTFGAGIGAALATGRRTYVLAGDGAFFMHGMEVHTAVEYDAPVTFVIFNNNAHAMCALREEFLQGGVRDDDLFAPTDLAAGVAAAFPSLKATGAVDAAHLRTALLRGNARGGPAFVAVDCDPREIPPFLPFQSFTEITESTNGTESKESSDERGVVHVG; translated from the coding sequence ATGACCACCGCGACCTCGGAATTACGCGAGGCGGAAACAGTACGCCTGGTCGACCATCTGGCCGGGGAACTCGCCAGGGTCGGCGTCACCCACATGTTCGGCGTCGGCGGCGCGAACATCGAGGACCTGTACGACGCCGTGCACCGCGGCGGCGCCGTGCGCAGCGTCGTCGCCAAGCACGAGTTCTCCGCCGTCACCATGGCCGACGGATACGCCCGCACCACCGGGCGCCTCGGCGTCGTTGCCGCCACCTCGGGCGGCGGGGCGATGAATCTCGTACCGGGCCTGGCGGAGGCGTACGCCTCCCGGGTGCCCGTGCTGGCCCTGGTGGGTCAGCCGCCGACCGGCCAGGAAGGCCACGGCGCGTTCCAGGACTCCAGCGGCAAGGCGGGTTCCTTCGACGCACGGGAGGTCTTCGCACCCGTCTCCCGGTTCTGCGCCCGGGTCGATGACGCGGACTCGCTCACGGAGTTGCTGCCCCTGGCGGTTGCGGCGGCACAGGACGATCCACGCGGGCCGGCCGTGCTGTTGCTGCCCAAGGACGTGCAGCAGGCGCGGATCCAGGTGCCCGCCCGCGACATGGCACCGATGCCGGGCGGCTGCGCGACGGCATCCGCGACCCGGCTCGACGCAGCTGCCGTCAGCGCCGTGTCGGACGCCCTTCGCGGGGCTGGTCGTATCCTCGTCATCGCTGGTGAGGGTGTTGCCGCCGACGACGCGCGCGGGGATCTGGCCGAACTGGCCCAGCGCCTGGGGGCATGGGTGGCGGTCACCCCGGACGCCAAGGACGTCTTCGACAATCATGATCCCCGATTCGCCGGCGTGGCCGGGGTGATGGGCCATGCCAACGTCGAGGACTGTCTGCGGCGGGCCGACCTGTGCCTGCTGGCCGGTACCCGGCTGCCGCTGCTGGCACGCGGTGGCCTCGACGGGGCCCTGGCCACCACCGACGTCGTCTGCCTGGGCCCCGAACCACCGTTCGTGCCAGGCATCGCGCTGGGTGGGAATCTGCGCGACGCGCTGCGCGCGGTGACCGCCCGCCTGCCGCCCCGCGCACGTCCCTGTCCGCCGCACGCCGGCCCCCGTCCCGCTCCCATGCCGGGCCCGCCTGCCGAGACCCGTGGCCGAGCCGTCCCCTACGGCCAGGCGGTCGCCGCGGTGCAGGCGGCACTCCCCCAGGACGCACACGTCTTCGTGGACGCCGGCAACGCGGGGGCCAGCGCGGTCCATCTGCTCCCGGCGCCGCGCCACGGCCGCTTCGTGGTGGCGGTCGGCATGGGGGGCATGGGCTACACCTTCGGCGCGGGCATCGGCGCCGCGCTCGCCACCGGCCGACGCACCTACGTCCTCGCCGGCGACGGGGCCTTCTTCATGCACGGGATGGAAGTGCACACCGCCGTGGAGTACGACGCACCCGTGACGTTCGTGATCTTCAACAACAACGCCCACGCCATGTGCGCACTGCGCGAGGAGTTCCTCCAGGGCGGCGTCCGCGACGACGACCTGTTCGCCCCGACCGACCTGGCCGCCGGAGTGGCCGCCGCCTTCCCGTCGCTGAAGGCCACGGGAGCCGTCGACGCGGCGCACCTGCGCACGGCACTGCTGCGCGGCAACGCACGCGGCGGCCCCGCGTTCGTCGCGGTGGACTGCGACCCGCGGGAGATCCCGCCGTTCCTTCCGTTCCAGTCCTTCACCGAAATCACCGAGAGCACCAACGGCACCGAGAGCAAGGAGAGTTCAGATGAGCGAGGAGTCGTCCACGTTGGCTGA
- a CDS encoding 3-oxoacyl-ACP synthase III family protein, with translation MTTVSLTDVASYLPGEPVPAEFYTEYPGAEDKLRNHPMFKVPPSRHHVAADETNADMIERAVQPLIERHGREEIRGVDVLLVHSQLPDLPFVGAGTEVARRLGLNPEWLVDVANAGCASFVYMLKMARQILTSTDAKTALICNAQSAAGQCFTQSEVRKLAQAAIPGDGCGVAFVTTSAQSPVLDVETRHIGEYAGDMTVAVEDGRKYWEPGESQLRIGFTDASVAKVLARGNRLVPEVVMDLCRRLGVASTDIDVLITNQPNRTFLRNWREALQLPAERHLNTFDEYGNLFGAAIPITLDRAVRSRQVEDGDLVVLGGFAHAGDFAGAVAVRWHGGRD, from the coding sequence GTGACGACGGTCAGCCTCACCGACGTGGCGAGCTACCTTCCCGGCGAGCCGGTCCCCGCGGAGTTCTACACCGAGTACCCCGGTGCCGAGGACAAGCTCCGCAACCACCCCATGTTCAAGGTCCCGCCGTCACGGCACCACGTGGCCGCGGACGAGACGAACGCGGACATGATCGAACGCGCCGTACAGCCCCTGATCGAACGGCACGGCAGGGAAGAGATCCGAGGCGTCGACGTGCTGCTGGTGCACAGCCAGCTGCCGGACCTGCCGTTCGTGGGCGCCGGCACCGAGGTGGCGCGCCGGCTGGGCCTGAACCCGGAGTGGCTCGTCGACGTGGCCAACGCGGGCTGCGCCTCCTTCGTGTACATGCTGAAGATGGCCCGGCAGATCCTCACGTCCACCGACGCGAAGACCGCGCTGATATGCAACGCGCAAAGCGCCGCGGGGCAATGCTTCACCCAGTCCGAGGTGCGCAAACTCGCCCAGGCGGCGATCCCGGGCGACGGGTGCGGTGTGGCGTTCGTGACGACGTCGGCACAGTCGCCGGTCCTCGACGTGGAGACCCGGCACATCGGCGAGTACGCCGGAGACATGACCGTCGCGGTCGAGGACGGCCGCAAGTACTGGGAGCCGGGCGAGTCCCAGCTGCGGATCGGGTTCACCGACGCGAGCGTCGCCAAGGTCCTGGCCCGTGGGAACCGCCTCGTCCCCGAGGTGGTCATGGACCTGTGCCGACGGCTCGGCGTGGCGAGCACCGACATCGACGTCCTCATCACCAACCAGCCCAACCGCACCTTTCTGCGGAACTGGCGGGAGGCGCTGCAACTGCCCGCCGAACGGCACCTGAACACCTTCGACGAGTACGGGAATCTGTTCGGCGCGGCGATCCCGATCACCCTGGACCGCGCGGTCCGCTCCCGGCAGGTCGAGGACGGCGACCTGGTGGTGCTCGGAGGATTCGCCCACGCGGGCGACTTCGCCGGTGCCGTCGCCGTTCGCTGGCACGGGGGACGGGACTGA
- a CDS encoding histidinol-phosphate transaminase translates to MDIPVLHRLALNESPYPPLPSVREAMQRAVAQAHRYPQFHPEDLTEQIAAWCQVAPDRVAVGSGSVGVALQLLQAVVRHGDTMVYGWRTFDAYPMLATMAGAHPVAVPLSPDGHQDLDAMLTALDHRTRVVVLCNPHNPTGSLVTADALSAFLRQVPPHVTVLLDEAYVEFARHTALPGTTALLATHPNLLVLRTFSKAYGLAALRVGYGLGSPDLVERIRGQQLPFGINAVATAAVEASLRAESELRLRVDTVVAERERLRHELLGLGWRIHPSHGNSLWLAAPDPIDEGAAALTEAGVQARHYPGEGLRLTIGNRNANDTVLTALAGLRALQSASRT, encoded by the coding sequence ATGGACATCCCCGTGCTGCACCGACTTGCCCTGAACGAGAGCCCGTATCCCCCACTGCCCTCGGTACGCGAGGCGATGCAACGGGCCGTCGCACAGGCCCACCGCTACCCGCAGTTCCACCCCGAGGACCTCACCGAGCAGATCGCCGCATGGTGCCAGGTGGCCCCCGACCGTGTCGCGGTCGGCAGCGGGTCGGTCGGCGTGGCACTGCAGTTGCTCCAGGCGGTGGTCCGGCACGGCGACACCATGGTCTACGGCTGGCGCACGTTCGACGCCTACCCGATGCTGGCCACGATGGCCGGCGCGCACCCCGTCGCCGTACCCCTGTCGCCGGACGGGCACCAGGACCTGGACGCCATGCTCACGGCGCTCGACCACCGCACCCGCGTCGTGGTGCTGTGCAATCCGCACAACCCCACCGGAAGCCTCGTCACCGCCGACGCGCTGTCGGCCTTCCTGCGTCAGGTCCCCCCACATGTCACCGTGCTGCTCGACGAGGCGTACGTGGAGTTCGCCCGCCACACCGCCCTGCCGGGCACGACCGCGCTGTTGGCCACGCACCCCAACCTGCTGGTCCTGCGCACCTTCTCCAAGGCCTACGGCCTGGCCGCCCTGCGGGTCGGCTACGGACTCGGCTCCCCCGACCTGGTGGAGCGGATCCGCGGACAACAACTGCCCTTCGGAATCAACGCGGTGGCAACGGCGGCGGTCGAGGCCTCACTACGGGCCGAGAGCGAGCTGCGCCTGCGCGTGGACACCGTCGTCGCCGAACGCGAACGGCTCCGGCACGAACTCCTCGGCCTCGGCTGGCGTATACACCCGAGCCATGGCAACTCCCTCTGGCTGGCCGCGCCCGATCCGATCGATGAGGGTGCCGCGGCACTCACCGAGGCCGGTGTCCAGGCGCGCCACTACCCCGGCGAAGGACTCCGGCTCACCATCGGCAACCGGAATGCCAACGACACTGTGCTGACGGCGCTGGCGGGACTGCGTGCACTCCAGAGTGCGTCGCGGACGTGA